A genomic segment from Actinomyces lilanjuaniae encodes:
- a CDS encoding tape measure protein, translating into MAYQAGSVYVDVIPSLRGFSSRVRSEVTSGMPSAGQAGGKALTESFRKTSSSLGEKVANDIGDAFGKSVPRLRREADDAGRAVVSAQEAVEKATQRVKAAREGEVKATRRVVIEEDLLADARANGDAQGIADGEAGLARARELVAAADREADQAESALLRARRDLDDATVKSRTAQDALARATQRASSETSKQVGSVSGLRSAVSGLRQAVGGGVQIFRAAARGDVEGVASGVRSLRSGLEEMRSGIVSGQGALGRLAAATSTLRGHLSWAGEAARTLGGRAVDMVAPFAGAFTRIASATAPLRERLGKVGGLVSQLGQRAVSAASQIGSRLGPVAVTAFGRVASAVSSARSHLSQLAPSAASAARAVTAHLGQAFSSLAGAAATGLGAVTAAVGGLALRGGISRALNIEDAQAKLKGLGHDAASVSSIMDSALESVRGTAFGLGDAATVAATAVAAGVEQGEQLTSYLSSIADVATLSGDSLDNVGLVFNQVMSKGKVQTQDMYQLANRGIPVFQWLAEEAGVSLAQIQEDISAGLVSADDFLKAVQANSAGAALASADTVRGAVANTYAALSRMGEAAFRPVMPAVRASLGAVIELADQVTERVKPVLEQVGSVLEGRVTARAERLKAVAGPFMATVASHARKLGGLLSEIGTGPLVSVLLPALGAGAGILSSWAASLPLIGRLLPAVSGPVGLVAGTVAALVAASPALRSALGGAFRVVLGVVSSLSGPAQVLVGAVGDLAGVLGDALAGVVTAVVPPLAELATDLVPVLTRLLGVLAPVLVDLVAQVGDGLVSALGVLVPVLADMASSILPVLASVLEAVVLVGAPLLSWAVGLASALLADESVVRVLVGALVLWKGTVLAVSLVTRAWSVAQAALNVVLRANPVGLVVTALVALGAGLVMAYQRSETFREVVQGAWDAVRSAASGVWDWVTGTLAPGMQSFWTGVVVPAWQGISSAVSDAWNNVIYPALSAMWTWVTGTLAPAVSSFWTGVVVPAWQGISSAVSDAWNNVIYPALSAMWTWVTGTLALL; encoded by the coding sequence GTGGCCTACCAGGCAGGGTCGGTCTACGTTGACGTCATCCCCTCCCTGAGGGGGTTCTCCAGCCGCGTGAGGTCAGAGGTCACCTCTGGCATGCCCTCCGCCGGGCAGGCTGGTGGGAAGGCGCTGACGGAGTCCTTCCGGAAGACGTCCTCCTCCCTGGGTGAGAAGGTCGCCAACGACATCGGTGACGCCTTCGGGAAGTCGGTGCCCCGCCTGAGGCGGGAGGCCGACGACGCCGGGCGTGCGGTCGTCTCCGCCCAGGAGGCGGTGGAGAAGGCTACCCAGAGGGTCAAGGCCGCCCGGGAGGGCGAGGTCAAGGCGACCCGGAGGGTGGTTATTGAGGAGGACCTCCTGGCTGATGCCCGGGCTAACGGGGACGCTCAGGGGATAGCGGACGGCGAGGCCGGTCTCGCCCGTGCCCGGGAGCTGGTGGCAGCGGCTGACCGGGAGGCTGACCAGGCTGAGAGCGCGCTTCTCAGGGCGCGCAGGGACCTGGACGACGCGACTGTCAAGTCGCGGACGGCCCAGGACGCCCTGGCCCGGGCCACGCAGAGGGCCAGCAGCGAGACCAGCAAGCAGGTCGGCAGTGTCTCTGGGCTGCGCTCCGCTGTCAGCGGCCTGCGCCAGGCCGTGGGCGGGGGCGTGCAGATATTCAGGGCTGCGGCCCGGGGCGACGTCGAGGGCGTGGCTTCTGGGGTGAGGTCCCTGCGCTCCGGCCTGGAGGAGATGCGCTCCGGCATCGTCTCCGGGCAGGGTGCCCTCGGGCGGCTGGCTGCTGCGACCTCCACGCTCAGGGGGCACCTGTCCTGGGCGGGTGAGGCGGCCAGGACCCTGGGTGGCAGGGCCGTGGACATGGTTGCCCCGTTTGCCGGGGCGTTCACCCGGATCGCCTCGGCCACGGCCCCGCTGCGGGAGCGGCTGGGCAAGGTGGGCGGTCTGGTGAGCCAGCTCGGGCAGAGGGCCGTCTCGGCCGCCTCCCAGATCGGCTCCCGCCTGGGGCCGGTAGCCGTGACGGCCTTCGGCCGGGTGGCCAGCGCGGTCTCCTCCGCCAGGAGCCACCTGAGCCAGCTGGCCCCGTCCGCCGCCTCGGCCGCCAGGGCGGTCACCGCCCACCTGGGCCAGGCGTTCTCCTCCCTGGCCGGGGCCGCTGCCACGGGTCTTGGGGCGGTGACCGCCGCTGTTGGAGGTCTCGCCCTCAGGGGCGGTATCAGCAGGGCGCTCAACATTGAGGACGCCCAGGCCAAGCTCAAGGGCCTGGGGCACGACGCCGCGTCGGTGTCCTCGATCATGGACTCCGCGCTGGAGTCGGTGCGGGGGACGGCCTTCGGCCTGGGTGACGCCGCGACCGTGGCCGCTACCGCCGTGGCCGCAGGGGTGGAGCAGGGCGAGCAGCTGACCTCCTACCTGTCCTCCATCGCTGACGTCGCGACCCTGTCCGGGGACTCCCTGGACAACGTCGGCCTGGTCTTCAACCAGGTCATGTCCAAGGGCAAGGTCCAGACCCAGGACATGTACCAGCTGGCCAACCGGGGCATCCCGGTGTTCCAGTGGCTGGCTGAGGAGGCAGGGGTGTCCCTGGCCCAGATCCAGGAGGACATCTCCGCCGGGCTCGTCTCGGCCGACGACTTCCTCAAGGCGGTCCAGGCCAACTCGGCGGGGGCGGCGCTGGCGTCGGCGGACACGGTCCGTGGGGCGGTGGCCAACACCTACGCCGCCCTGTCCCGTATGGGCGAGGCGGCGTTCAGGCCGGTGATGCCTGCGGTGAGGGCCTCCCTCGGCGCGGTCATCGAGCTCGCTGACCAGGTCACCGAGAGGGTCAAGCCGGTCCTGGAGCAGGTCGGGTCGGTCCTGGAGGGGCGGGTCACGGCCCGGGCCGAGCGGCTCAAGGCGGTGGCCGGGCCTTTCATGGCCACCGTCGCCTCCCATGCCAGGAAGTTGGGCGGGCTGCTGTCCGAGATCGGTACCGGCCCGCTGGTCAGTGTCCTGCTGCCTGCCCTGGGGGCGGGCGCGGGCATACTGTCCTCGTGGGCTGCCAGCCTCCCGCTGATCGGCAGGCTGCTGCCAGCGGTCTCCGGCCCGGTGGGGCTGGTCGCCGGGACCGTCGCCGCCCTGGTGGCCGCCTCCCCCGCCCTGCGCTCGGCGCTGGGCGGGGCGTTCAGGGTGGTCCTGGGGGTCGTGTCCAGCCTGTCCGGACCTGCGCAGGTGCTCGTGGGTGCCGTCGGCGACCTGGCGGGCGTGCTCGGTGACGCCCTGGCCGGGGTGGTCACCGCGGTGGTGCCGCCGCTGGCCGAGCTGGCCACGGACCTGGTCCCAGTGCTCACCCGCCTGCTGGGCGTGCTCGCCCCGGTCCTGGTGGACCTGGTCGCCCAGGTCGGTGACGGGCTGGTGTCCGCCCTGGGCGTGCTCGTCCCGGTCCTGGCCGACATGGCGTCCAGCATCCTGCCGGTCCTGGCCTCCGTCCTGGAGGCCGTGGTCCTCGTCGGCGCCCCGCTGCTGTCGTGGGCGGTCGGCCTGGCCTCCGCGCTGCTGGCCGACGAGTCCGTGGTCAGGGTCCTGGTGGGCGCCCTCGTGCTGTGGAAGGGCACGGTCCTGGCGGTCAGCCTCGTGACCAGGGCGTGGTCGGTGGCCCAGGCGGCGCTCAACGTCGTCCTGCGCGCCAACCCCGTCGGCCTGGTGGTCACCGCCCTGGTGGCGCTTGGCGCGGGCCTGGTGATGGCCTACCAGAGGTCCGAGACCTTCCGGGAGGTCGTCCAGGGCGCGTGGGACGCCGTCAGGTCCGCCGCCTCCGGGGTGTGGGACTGGGTCACCGGCACCCTCGCCCCCGGGATGCAGTCCTTCTGGACCGGTGTCGTGGTGCCCGCCTGGCAGGGGATCTCCTCGGCGGTGTCTGACGCGTGGAACAACGTGATCTACCCGGCCCTGTCGGCCATGTGGACGTGGGTCACCGGCACCCTCGCCCCTGCTGTGAGCTCCTTCTGGACCGGTGTGGTGGTACCCGCCTGGCAGGGGATCTCCTCGGCGGTGTCTGACGCGTGGAACAACGTGATCTACCCGGCCCTGTCGGCCATGTGGACGTGGGTCACCGGCACCCTCGCCCTGCTGTGA